One genomic region from Candidatus Nomurabacteria bacterium encodes:
- a CDS encoding DNA recombination protein RmuC: protein MGIAYMVVILLLIVGFGLVIYVMNLKIKELKQESTTQLLKQDITNLNNSVQQINDGLKSHLTSRLDRSQDQITKQYEASNKIIRDVTQKLEKLENTNRNVGEIATELKTLQNVLQNPKQRGVLGEYYLAQILENVLPSGAFELQYKIAEGLVVDAVIKMDNKLLPIDSKFPLENYNRMIEADASKQESLSRAFKEDVKKRIDETSKYIKPTKHTLDQALMFIPSEAIYYDLLANKIGAGGVSSRNMMQYALEKKVTIVGPSTLSAMLQTIGQGLRNIEIHKDTEKIRQNIEQLQKHLMAYNAYYVKLGNSLGATVSHYNNASKELGKIDKDIVKIGGGEEVIEVELLDKPKEIE, encoded by the coding sequence ATGGGAATAGCGTACATGGTGGTGATTTTGTTGCTGATCGTGGGATTTGGTTTAGTTATTTATGTCATGAATTTAAAGATTAAGGAGCTTAAACAAGAATCAACCACACAACTACTTAAACAAGATATTACAAATCTTAACAATTCAGTACAACAGATTAATGATGGGTTAAAATCCCACTTAACTTCTAGGTTAGATAGAAGCCAAGATCAAATCACCAAACAATATGAGGCCAGTAACAAAATAATTAGAGACGTTACTCAGAAACTAGAAAAATTAGAAAACACCAATCGTAATGTAGGTGAAATCGCTACAGAGTTAAAGACTCTACAAAATGTGCTACAAAACCCAAAACAACGTGGTGTTTTAGGAGAATACTATCTTGCACAGATACTAGAGAATGTTTTGCCTTCCGGGGCATTTGAACTACAGTACAAAATTGCTGAGGGGTTGGTGGTCGATGCGGTAATAAAAATGGATAACAAGTTGTTGCCGATTGATAGTAAATTTCCTCTTGAAAATTACAACAGAATGATCGAGGCTGATGCGAGCAAACAAGAATCTCTGAGCCGAGCCTTCAAAGAAGATGTAAAAAAACGCATTGATGAAACTTCAAAATACATAAAACCCACCAAGCATACCCTAGATCAAGCTTTAATGTTTATCCCAAGCGAGGCCATATATTATGATTTATTAGCAAACAAGATTGGTGCCGGTGGTGTTAGTAGCAGAAATATGATGCAATATGCGTTAGAAAAGAAAGTTACTATCGTCGGTCCAAGTACTCTTTCTGCAATGCTTCAGACAATAGGCCAGGGATTAAGAAATATCGAAATTCATAAAGATACTGAAAAAATTCGTCAAAATATTGAGCAACTGCAAAAACATCTAATGGCTTATAATGCATACTATGTTAAGCTGGGTAATTCTCTGGGTGCAACAGTTAGCCATTATAATAACGCTAGCAAAGAACTAGGGAAGATTGATAAGGATATTGTTAAAATTGGTGGTGGCGAGGAAGTGATTGAAGTAGAACTGTTAGACAAGCCAAAAGAAATAGAATAA
- a CDS encoding glycoside hydrolase, protein MSNDELYQQCIDVLVDNDRGSHTIPAPGLYPHQWLWDSCFIAIGQRHYDVARAQQELLSLLRGQWHNGMIPNMILSRDFVGKQSASFWQSDLSPQSPDDYATSGITQPPMLAEAVVRVGEMLSKNERQLWYKKMFPGLLAFHKWLYSERDFDGSGLISLVHPWESGLDNTPPWMSEIHAHGMPLWIKLVRLTKSDTILTHLRSDRKLALPGERLSTIDGLLLYSLQRKLRRHHYKVTSKKNPTGIAIADISFNSMFIRANGLLREIAKTINKPLPEKLLGKMQNTENSLEQLWDPYTGQYYSKDTISNQLIKISTIGSVLSLYSGVISKERAKELVKLLGSKHLFNTDYPVPSVPVNSSWFKEKTYWQGPTWINTNWLIIDGLRRYGYQAEANNLQSKTIDLVAKSGINEYFSPINGDSAGAKNFSWTASLTIDLLARDMTPLAIKPKSKPPQGITHS, encoded by the coding sequence ATGTCAAATGATGAACTGTATCAACAATGCATAGATGTTCTTGTTGACAACGATCGTGGAAGCCATACCATACCTGCGCCCGGGTTGTATCCCCATCAATGGCTTTGGGATAGTTGCTTTATTGCTATTGGCCAGCGTCATTACGACGTAGCTCGTGCACAACAAGAACTGCTTAGTCTTCTGCGAGGCCAATGGCACAATGGAATGATCCCAAACATGATTTTATCTCGTGATTTCGTCGGAAAGCAAAGCGCTAGTTTCTGGCAAAGTGATCTATCGCCACAATCTCCTGATGATTATGCAACTAGCGGAATAACTCAACCGCCGATGCTTGCAGAAGCAGTTGTTAGGGTTGGTGAAATGCTATCAAAAAATGAACGTCAATTGTGGTATAAAAAGATGTTCCCTGGTCTACTTGCTTTTCACAAATGGCTTTACAGCGAACGTGATTTTGATGGGTCTGGCCTGATTAGTCTTGTGCATCCATGGGAGTCTGGATTAGACAATACTCCGCCTTGGATGTCAGAAATACATGCCCATGGTATGCCACTATGGATTAAGCTTGTGCGGTTAACAAAATCAGATACTATTCTTACGCACCTAAGATCTGACCGCAAGTTAGCCTTACCAGGCGAACGACTAAGTACAATTGATGGATTGTTGCTATATTCTTTGCAGAGAAAACTTCGTCGCCACCATTATAAAGTTACTAGCAAAAAAAATCCTACCGGCATTGCCATTGCCGATATTAGCTTTAATAGTATGTTTATTAGGGCTAATGGGCTACTCCGCGAAATAGCCAAGACTATAAATAAGCCCCTACCAGAAAAACTCCTAGGCAAAATGCAAAATACAGAAAATTCACTTGAGCAACTATGGGATCCATATACCGGACAATACTACAGCAAAGACACAATTTCTAACCAACTGATAAAAATCAGCACTATCGGTTCAGTGCTATCGCTTTATTCTGGTGTGATTTCTAAAGAGCGCGCCAAAGAACTCGTCAAGCTACTAGGCTCTAAGCACCTATTCAATACCGACTATCCCGTGCCATCGGTTCCAGTAAATTCATCTTGGTTTAAAGAAAAAACCTATTGGCAGGGTCCTACATGGATCAATACCAATTGGTTAATTATAGATGGACTGAGACGCTACGGCTACCAGGCAGAAGCAAACAATTTGCAATCAAAGACAATTGATTTAGTGGCGAAATCTGGAATCAACGAATATTTTTCACCAATAAATGGCGATTCGGCTGGTGCTAAGAATTTTTCGTGGACAGCTTCGCTTACTATTGATTTGCTAGCTCGCGATATGACTCCATTGGCGATAAAGCCAAAGAGTAAGCCTCCTCAGGGGATAACCCATTCCTAA
- a CDS encoding histidine phosphatase family protein: MKIVFFAHSTTIDNKEHRATGWLPGKLSPEGINQAKALPKLIDDQSFSVVYCSDLQRAIESAKIGFSDTHPLRYDWRLREANYGKFDGQDKKFKKEMHKFIDTPYPNGESYKEVEERIKSFLQDMQYFHKDDYIAIIGHEATQLAMEVIINRKSWDQVIKENWRPKGQWKPGWQYCY, from the coding sequence ATGAAAATAGTATTTTTTGCTCACAGTACTACAATTGACAATAAAGAACATCGGGCTACTGGCTGGCTTCCGGGAAAATTATCACCTGAAGGAATCAATCAAGCCAAAGCACTGCCAAAGTTAATCGATGATCAGTCATTTAGTGTCGTCTATTGCTCTGACCTGCAACGAGCTATTGAATCAGCCAAAATTGGCTTTAGTGACACTCATCCACTGCGATACGATTGGCGTCTACGCGAGGCAAACTATGGTAAATTTGATGGCCAAGACAAGAAATTCAAAAAGGAAATGCATAAATTCATAGATACGCCGTATCCAAACGGAGAATCATACAAAGAGGTAGAAGAACGCATTAAGTCTTTTTTGCAAGATATGCAATATTTTCATAAAGATGACTACATAGCAATTATTGGCCACGAAGCAACACAGCTAGCAATGGAAGTTATCATCAACAGAAAATCGTGGGATCAAGTAATTAAAGAAAATTGGCGTCCTAAAGGACAGTGGAAGCCTGGGTGGCAATACTGTTACTAA
- a CDS encoding YajQ family cyclic di-GMP-binding protein, with product MAQFSFDVVSEFDKAEMNNVLDQVQREISNRYDFKGTPARIEWLDTNKTGFKITGNSDYQLEAIIDIVRKKLASRNIDQKVLDASQEPIVANLKSTKNFPFVQGLNQEKAKQITKLLRDEIPKVKAQVQGETVRVMSSKKDELQTAMQTIRSKDLPFPINFTNFK from the coding sequence ATGGCACAATTTAGCTTTGATGTGGTTAGTGAATTCGATAAAGCAGAGATGAACAATGTACTTGATCAGGTTCAAAGAGAAATTTCTAATCGGTATGACTTTAAGGGCACTCCAGCGAGAATTGAGTGGTTAGATACTAATAAAACTGGGTTCAAAATTACTGGCAATAGTGACTATCAGCTAGAGGCTATAATTGATATAGTTCGCAAAAAACTTGCCAGTCGTAATATTGATCAAAAAGTATTAGATGCTAGCCAAGAACCTATAGTTGCCAATTTAAAATCAACTAAAAACTTTCCTTTTGTCCAGGGTCTGAATCAAGAGAAAGCAAAGCAGATAACTAAACTGTTACGAGATGAGATCCCTAAAGTAAAAGCTCAGGTTCAAGGTGAAACAGTACGAGTTATGAGCTCAAAGAAAGATGAGCTCCAAACAGCAATGCAAACAATCAGATCCAAAGATTTACCTTTCCCAATTAATTTTACAAACTTCAAGTAG
- the pheS gene encoding phenylalanine--tRNA ligase subunit alpha, whose amino-acid sequence MTYQNKQIADVAQKLQKEFEELDDKSKILKSNQLKALYTQIPLLDPSERSTFGKELNQLKGQLQAQVEKTTQHNVVIEPIDVTAPFAENTPVNLRPRLLTQDKGSKHPLTVETEHIIDIFTRMGFEAVESRQLDDEFHMFSSLNFPEGHPARDDYDTFITTDGLIAPAHTSTMQNRVLRSKTPPIRYVIPGRVFRNEDLDATHEHTFYQLEGVYVDKDINVGHLIATLKTFLEEYFQEEIEVRTQPFYFPFTEPSFEYAIKRPGKDWLEILGCGLIHPNVLTQGGIDPKKYSGFAWGFGIDRLVMMKYGIEDVRHFESAKLDFLRQF is encoded by the coding sequence ATGACCTATCAAAACAAGCAGATTGCAGATGTAGCTCAAAAACTTCAAAAAGAATTTGAAGAGCTTGATGATAAATCAAAAATTTTAAAGTCAAACCAACTTAAAGCCTTGTATACTCAGATACCTCTACTTGACCCCAGCGAAAGATCAACCTTTGGTAAGGAACTGAATCAACTTAAGGGTCAATTGCAAGCGCAGGTAGAAAAAACAACTCAGCACAATGTTGTGATTGAACCAATAGATGTTACTGCGCCATTTGCCGAGAACACACCGGTAAATTTGCGCCCAAGACTACTTACTCAAGATAAAGGCAGTAAACACCCTTTAACAGTTGAAACAGAACACATTATAGATATATTTACCCGAATGGGATTCGAAGCCGTCGAATCACGTCAATTAGATGACGAGTTTCATATGTTCAGTAGTTTGAACTTTCCAGAAGGACACCCAGCACGAGATGATTACGACACATTCATCACAACCGATGGTTTAATTGCCCCAGCACACACTAGTACTATGCAAAATCGGGTATTAAGAAGTAAAACCCCACCAATAAGATATGTAATTCCGGGGCGTGTTTTTCGTAACGAAGACCTTGATGCAACACACGAACATACCTTCTATCAGCTTGAAGGAGTTTACGTTGATAAGGACATTAATGTCGGGCATCTAATCGCTACATTAAAAACCTTTTTAGAAGAATACTTTCAAGAAGAAATCGAAGTCCGAACTCAACCTTTCTATTTTCCGTTTACGGAACCCAGTTTTGAATATGCGATAAAGAGGCCAGGCAAAGATTGGTTGGAAATTTTAGGTTGTGGTTTGATTCACCCCAATGTACTGACTCAAGGTGGTATTGACCCAAAGAAATATAGTGGCTTTGCCTGGGGTTTTGGGATCGACAGACTAGTGATGATGAAATATGGGATTGAAGACGTTCGTCACTTCGAATCGGCAAAATTGGATTTTTTGAGGCAGTTTTGA
- a CDS encoding pyridoxamine 5'-phosphate oxidase family protein, which yields MNLQTVSEFLDTQETCVLSTVSSEGWPMSATVGFSHDSEFAILIGTDNTTRKYKNLISNSKVSIVVGVTSPKTVQIQGVAKEVNADDIANRLELHFNKLPSAKTFYDTPGQRYFIITPTWLRMTDYSQKPSIFEAEEFNYED from the coding sequence ATGAATCTGCAGACAGTTAGTGAGTTTTTAGATACTCAAGAAACATGTGTCTTATCGACTGTTAGTAGTGAAGGCTGGCCAATGTCGGCGACAGTTGGATTTTCTCATGATAGTGAATTTGCGATATTAATTGGCACTGATAATACAACTCGCAAGTACAAAAATTTAATTAGCAACTCAAAAGTGTCTATTGTGGTGGGTGTAACTTCGCCAAAGACCGTCCAGATTCAAGGTGTTGCTAAAGAGGTCAATGCTGATGATATAGCCAATAGACTGGAGCTACATTTTAATAAATTGCCTTCTGCAAAAACTTTCTATGACACACCAGGTCAACGATATTTTATCATCACTCCTACCTGGTTAAGGATGACGGATTATTCACAAAAGCCATCAATTTTTGAAGCAGAGGAGTTTAATTATGAAGATTAG
- the pheT gene encoding phenylalanine--tRNA ligase subunit beta translates to MKISVNWIKEFTDIKLSVDELVAKIGSQLGEVEEVINLGERYQGIIVAKVVACEKHPNADRLNVCLLDDGGVTKGVKRNKDGFVQVVCGAPNVRKGISVAWLPPGVIVPSSYTNEQFRLEARELRGVLSNGMIASGQELAINNDHSGILILDKPAKPGELFADIYQLNDYIIDVENKMFTHRPDCFGQLGIAREIAGISGIKFISPDWYLSEMDSLKPESSANLQVSIDNKLPDTVPRFMLLPMSDVKVNQAPIMIQSFLSRVGINPVNNIVDITNFVMALTAQPMHAYDFDKLTALDNAKVANFVIRKSKKGEKIALLNGKTVEPTEDSIMIATKSSSIGIGGVMGGSSTEVDYNTKNIVLECASFDMYAIRRSSMSNGLFTDAVTRFSKGQSQRQNDRIMAYATAWVKKLAGGKVAGKLQDDLENFGKIKPVTVSVEFINQRLGSTFSAKQIIKLLSNVEFLVEEKGGNLYVTVPFWRTDIEIAEDIVEEVGRLHGYDNLPKNLPYRDITPASNNSILQIKSKARNILSSAGANEVLTYSFVHGRLLDAVGQDKNIAYKINNALSPQLQYYRLSLLPSLLEKVHPNIKSGHSEFAMFEINKTHDKSNIHEDGLPIEEERLALVFVADTKTAKEYQGSAFYQAKIYLQSLLKSFGFEDLVFQPASSHKPKTETGKQILAPFELTRTAYCKTKDGVLLGVIGEINHKVKANMKLPEFIAGFEVNLKMLDAYKGSLAYKPLPRFPKTQQDITLKVSLDIPHATIEQSLLTELSKISKEHGYVTEISTIDIYKKDNSKNVTFRIQLHHPERTLTTQEVNKVIDTVAGLGQK, encoded by the coding sequence ATGAAGATTAGTGTTAACTGGATCAAAGAATTTACCGACATTAAGTTATCCGTAGATGAACTGGTCGCTAAGATTGGCTCTCAGCTCGGTGAAGTGGAGGAAGTAATCAATCTGGGTGAGCGATACCAAGGGATTATCGTAGCAAAAGTTGTTGCTTGCGAAAAACACCCAAATGCCGATAGGCTTAACGTTTGTTTGTTGGATGATGGAGGGGTAACTAAGGGTGTCAAAAGAAACAAGGATGGATTTGTTCAGGTTGTATGCGGTGCGCCTAATGTCAGAAAAGGTATTTCTGTGGCTTGGTTGCCTCCAGGCGTAATAGTGCCTAGTTCGTATACCAATGAACAGTTTAGACTCGAAGCTCGGGAACTGCGAGGTGTGCTTAGTAACGGCATGATTGCAAGTGGTCAAGAGTTGGCGATTAATAACGATCATTCCGGAATACTTATACTCGATAAACCCGCAAAACCAGGTGAACTATTTGCTGATATATATCAATTAAATGACTATATAATTGATGTTGAAAATAAGATGTTTACTCATCGACCAGATTGTTTTGGTCAACTTGGCATAGCCCGTGAAATAGCTGGAATATCTGGAATAAAGTTTATTAGCCCTGATTGGTACCTGAGCGAGATGGATAGCTTAAAGCCAGAATCTTCTGCAAATCTACAGGTTAGTATTGATAACAAATTACCAGATACAGTACCCCGTTTTATGCTTTTGCCTATGAGTGATGTTAAGGTTAATCAGGCGCCGATAATGATTCAGAGCTTTTTGAGTCGTGTTGGCATTAATCCAGTTAATAATATAGTTGATATCACAAATTTTGTGATGGCCCTAACAGCACAGCCGATGCATGCCTATGATTTCGATAAATTAACTGCACTAGATAATGCAAAAGTTGCAAATTTTGTAATCAGAAAGTCAAAAAAGGGCGAAAAGATCGCTTTACTAAACGGCAAAACTGTCGAACCTACAGAAGATTCAATTATGATTGCCACAAAAAGTTCTTCAATTGGTATTGGGGGTGTAATGGGTGGGTCTTCAACAGAGGTTGATTATAATACAAAGAATATTGTACTCGAATGCGCTAGCTTTGATATGTATGCCATAAGACGTTCTAGTATGTCAAACGGCTTGTTTACTGATGCAGTTACCAGATTTAGTAAAGGTCAGAGCCAAAGACAAAATGATCGAATTATGGCATATGCAACAGCGTGGGTTAAAAAATTAGCTGGAGGAAAGGTTGCCGGCAAACTCCAAGACGATTTAGAAAACTTTGGCAAAATCAAACCAGTCACAGTTAGTGTAGAATTTATAAACCAGAGACTAGGATCCACGTTTTCTGCTAAGCAAATTATTAAACTGCTTAGTAATGTCGAATTTCTAGTTGAAGAAAAGGGTGGCAATTTGTATGTCACAGTACCGTTTTGGCGAACAGATATTGAAATTGCCGAAGATATTGTTGAGGAAGTTGGACGACTGCACGGATATGACAACCTACCAAAGAACCTACCTTATAGGGATATTACGCCCGCTAGTAATAATTCAATACTTCAAATTAAGTCTAAAGCTAGGAACATATTATCCTCTGCTGGTGCGAATGAAGTATTAACATATAGTTTTGTTCACGGAAGATTACTGGATGCGGTGGGGCAGGATAAAAATATTGCTTATAAAATAAACAATGCATTAAGCCCTCAACTACAATATTATCGATTGAGTTTATTGCCGAGTTTACTTGAAAAGGTCCATCCAAATATTAAGTCTGGCCATAGTGAATTTGCGATGTTCGAAATAAACAAAACTCACGATAAATCTAATATACATGAAGATGGTTTACCGATTGAAGAGGAACGTTTAGCGTTGGTTTTTGTAGCAGACACTAAAACCGCCAAAGAATATCAAGGGAGTGCCTTTTATCAGGCTAAGATATATTTACAGTCATTACTTAAATCTTTCGGCTTTGAGGATTTGGTTTTTCAGCCTGCGTCATCACACAAGCCTAAAACAGAAACGGGCAAGCAAATTCTAGCACCATTTGAGCTGACTCGTACGGCATATTGTAAAACGAAAGATGGCGTACTGCTAGGGGTTATTGGAGAGATTAACCACAAAGTTAAAGCTAATATGAAGTTACCAGAATTCATAGCTGGTTTTGAAGTAAATCTAAAAATGCTAGATGCATACAAGGGGTCTTTGGCCTACAAACCATTGCCGAGGTTCCCTAAGACTCAACAAGATATCACCCTTAAGGTGTCGCTTGATATTCCGCATGCAACTATTGAACAAAGTTTATTAACAGAGCTATCAAAAATATCAAAAGAGCACGGTTATGTGACAGAAATATCTACCATTGATATTTATAAGAAAGATAATAGCAAGAATGTAACTTTTAGGATTCAACTACACCATCCAGAACGTACTTTGACTACACAAGAGGTTAATAAAGTTATAGATACCGTGGCGGGTTTGGGTCAAAAATAG
- a CDS encoding collagen-like protein — MARLPIPGQDRGVWGDILNEYLSVSHESDGTLKSSAIPPGSGATGATGPIGSVGATGSTGLQGATGATGPGSIGATGPMGSTGPIGVAGATGPTGPGVITGGTTGQVLAKASNADNDTTWVNIADNAVTSVNGDTGPIVNLNATDVGAAPTSHSHDATDITSGTVATTRLGSGTADSTKFLRGDQTWAAPMMRELPLSSGYLIALPAGGVGSFGLSASAGRFWLIPMWLPAGT; from the coding sequence ATGGCAAGGTTACCAATACCAGGACAAGATAGAGGTGTATGGGGTGATATCCTTAACGAGTATTTATCTGTATCCCATGAATCAGACGGTACGTTAAAATCGAGCGCAATACCTCCAGGATCAGGTGCAACTGGAGCTACTGGCCCCATTGGTTCCGTGGGCGCCACAGGATCAACTGGACTTCAGGGTGCAACTGGAGCAACAGGCCCTGGCTCTATTGGCGCAACAGGTCCAATGGGTTCAACGGGTCCAATTGGGGTAGCTGGCGCAACAGGACCAACGGGTCCAGGTGTTATAACTGGTGGTACTACTGGACAAGTTCTGGCTAAAGCTTCAAATGCAGACAATGACACTACCTGGGTGAACATTGCAGACAATGCCGTCACTTCAGTTAATGGTGATACTGGCCCAATCGTTAACTTAAATGCAACAGATGTAGGAGCAGCTCCAACTTCACATTCTCATGATGCCACAGACATCACTTCAGGGACAGTGGCTACAACTCGGCTCGGGTCAGGTACGGCGGACTCGACGAAGTTCCTGCGTGGCGACCAGACGTGGGCGGCACCGATGATGCGGGAACTGCCCCTCTCGTCGGGGTATCTCATCGCTCTCCCCGCTGGTGGCGTTGGCTCCTTCGGATTGTCAGCGTCGGCTGGTCGGTTCTGGTTGATCCCGATGTGGTTGCCCGCTGGAACCTAG